In one Epinephelus lanceolatus isolate andai-2023 chromosome 19, ASM4190304v1, whole genome shotgun sequence genomic region, the following are encoded:
- the nup155 gene encoding LOW QUALITY PROTEIN: nuclear pore complex protein Nup155 (The sequence of the model RefSeq protein was modified relative to this genomic sequence to represent the inferred CDS: inserted 1 base in 1 codon) codes for MPSSAGPSSPAAALAEALENSSRLIDRHLQDDRCFPDLSELLSVPSHNMPSLSGVSDMDYPLQGPGLLSVPNLPELSAVRRVPLPPELVEQFSHMQCNCMMGVFPEICRAWLTIDNDIFMWSYEDGGDVAYFDGLIETILAVGLVKPKKGILQPHIHYLLVLATSVDVVILGLSFPKSQAGLNDSMSGGMQLLPDPLFSIPTDNTYILSITSTDLGRIFMAGKDGCLYEIAYQAEAGWLSQRCRKINHSKSSLSFLVPSVLQFSFSEDDPIVQIAIDNSRNTLFTRSEKGVLQVYDLGADGQGMSRVATMSQNTIVAAAGNIARTIDRSVFKPIVQISVIDRSESSDCHLLAVTHAGVRLYFSTTPFALPHQRHVAVRPSLLALVHVRLPPGFSASSTLQKPAKVHKALHSKGVLLMAASETEDSDILWCINHDSFPFKKPLMETQMMSNVDGHSWALCALNEERPSKIFTPLNKDQIPITDSPVVVQQHNIPPQKFVLLSAKGSHIFQKLRPVDQLRHLLVSCAGGESEEIERFFKLHREEQACATALILACSSAASDREVSQWATRAFFRYGGEAQMRFPAAMTSPSNVGPVMSSPAPGIMPPALATPFAPMHSGSAPITPMSAGPEVIFSGKHNGICIYFARILGNIWDGSLAVEKTISKGNQTVSILESSVSSFDLESVLMELCGLREFLDKNSQFSPSALGAASFSSPANLQQRLLGFMRPDGASSQQVQQELQRKYHTKAQVYEKVSLQGIQQLVHRSYQTLALLKLLCDHQFSLIMSELPKEFQEQMKGASFKDIVIRGKELSGALITALINVYIKDNASVEAISNHLRDICPLLYSSDDSVCSKANELLQSSKQIQNKADKERTLRESLRLYQQISQHTDLPLVCSQYRQVRFYEGVLELCLTAADKKDPQRLGXHFYKNGEPEEDGVGQQAFLERLCCYKCITDTMQELVNQSKAAPQSPSVPKQPGPPVMTSDPNMLSNEEATAHFEQILGLAQRSQDELFHIALYNWLIQADLTDKLLEVNSPYLEEHLMHMIKQDQSKVHNMDLLWRYYEKNRNFGKAAHVLARLADMHSTEISLKQRLEYIARAILSAKSSSCISAQASDGEFLHELEEKMELVRIQVQIQETLIRQYSHHPSVKNVISQLDSELMDITKLYGEFADHFKLSECKLAIIHCAGHSDPILVHSLWQEIMEKELGDTVAMSPADRMRSLSLKLVSLGKIYAGTPRYFPLEFLVKFLEQEVCRLNWDVGFVTSTMQEIGVQLPRLLEVYDQLFKTRDPCWQRLKKPLHLVECIHVLLSGYVDDPSRVPTYDRRRFTNVCLDNICGYLVELQSLSPNSALQQTIGNFKSLQAKLEKLH; via the exons ATGCCGTCCAGCGCTGGACCCAGCAGCCCCGCCGCTGCACTCGCCGAAGCGCTGGAAAACTCTTCCCGGCTGATTGACAGACACCTGCAGGATGATCGCTGCTTTCCTGACCTGTCGGAGCTGCTCAGCGTCCCCTCTCACA ATATGCCGTCCCTCTCTGGAGTGTCAGACATGGACTACCCACTCCAGGGACCGGGTTTACTCAGTGTGCCAAATCTCCCAGAGCTCAGTGCAGTCCGCCGGGTCCCTCTGCCGCCTGAGCTGGTGGAGCAGTTCAGCC ATATGCAATGTAACTGCATGATGGGAGTTTTTCCAGAGATCTGTCGAGCATGGCTTACTATTGACAATGACATCTTCATGTGGAGTTATGAAGATGG AGGAGATGTTGCCTATTTTGATGGCCTTATTGAAACCATTCTGGCAGTGGGCCTTGTTAAACCCAAAAAAG GGATTTTACAGCCACACATTCACTATCTCTTAGTATTGGCTACGTCTGTGGATGTAGTGATCCTGGGGCTGAGTTTCCCCAAGAGCCAGGCTG GGTTGAATGACAGCATGTCTGGCGGGATGCAGCTGCTACCAGACCCCCTCTTCTCAATCCCCACAGACAACACCTACATCCTATCCATCACCTCCACAGACCTGGGACGCATCTTTATGGCAGGAAAGGACGGCTGCCTCTATGAGATAGCTTACCAGGCCGAGGCAGGATGGCTGAGTCAGCGCTGCAGAAAAATCAACCACTCCAAAAGCTCCCTGTCCTTCCTCGTCCCCTCTGTGCTCCAGTTCTCCTTCTCTGAAGACG ACCCCATTGTGCAGATTGCTATTGACAACTCCCGCAATACACTGTTCACACGCTCGGAGAAAGGTGTCCTGCAG gtgtatGACCTGGGGGCTGATGGGCAGGGTATGAGTCGTGTGGCAACCATGTCCCAGAACACCATTGTTGCAGCTGCTGGAAACATTGCCAG GACAATCGATCGTTCTGTCTTCAAACCTATTGTCCAGATCTCTGTGATTGACCGATCCGAGTCCtcagactgtcacctgctcgCCGTCACTCATGCAG GTGTGCGTCTCTACTTCAGCACCACACCTTTTGCCCTTCCACACCAGAGGCATGTGGCAGTTCGACCTAGCCTGCTAGCTTTGGTCCACGTCCGTCTGCCACCAGGGTTTTCTGCATCCTCTACCCTGCAGAAACCTGCAAAGGTTCATAAAGCACTACATAGCAAAG GCGTTCTGTTAATGGCTGCTTCTGAGACAGAGGACAGCGACATTCTGTGGTGCATCAACCATGACTCCTTCCCCTTCAAGAAACCCCTGATGGAGACTCAG ATGATGTCGAATGTAGATGGACACTCTTGGGCTCTTTGTGCCCTTAACGAAGAGAGGCCATCCAAGATTTTCACTCCTCTGAACAAGGACCAGATTCCCATCACAGATTCACCTGTGGTGGTCCAGCAGCACAACATTCCTCCGCAGAAGTTTGTCCTTCTTTCTGCAAAG GGGAGTCATATCTTCCAAAAACTGCGGCCAGTAGACCAGCTCCGTCACCTGCTGGTGAGCTGCgctggaggagagagtgaagaaATTGAGCGTTTCTTCAAGCTGCACAGG GAGGAGCAGGCTTGTGCCACAGCATTGATCCTGGCCTGTTCCAGCGCTGCTAGTGACAGAGAGGTTTCACAGTGGGCCACCAGAGCTTTCTTCAG ATATGGAGGAGAAGCACAGATGAGATTCCCAGCAGCCATGACATCTCCCAGTAATGTCGGACCTGTGATGAGCTCTCCAGCACCAG GCATCATGCCCCCAGCTTTGGCCACACCTTTTGCACCAATGCACTCCGGGTCTGCCCCCATCACACCCATGTCAGCTGGCCCGGAGGTGATTTTCTCAGGGAAACACAACGGCATCTGCATCTACTTTGCTCGAATACTTGG AAATATTTGGGACGGCAGTCTTGCTGTTGAGAAAACCATCAGCAAAGGAAATCAGACCGTCAGTATT TTGGAAAGCAGCGTTAGTTCGTTTGATCTGGAGTCAGTGCTTATGGAGCTCTGTGGTCTGCGGGAGTTCCTTGATAAAAACTCTCAGTTCAGTCCGTCCGCTCTTGGTGCTGCAAG CTTCAGCTCCCCTGCCAACCTGCAGCAAAGGCTGCTGGGATTTATGCGCCCTGACGGAGCCAGCTCTCAGCAGGTCCAGCAGGAGCTCCAGAGGAAATATCACA CAAAGGCTCAGGTCTATGAGAAAGTATCCCTGCAGGGCATCCAGCAGTTAGTGCATCGCTCCTATCAGACTCTGGCCCTTTTGAAGCTTCTCTGTGATCATCAGTTCAGCCTCATTATGTCTGAGCTGCCAAAG GAGTTTCAAGAGCAGATGAAGGGAGCAAGTTTTAAGGATATAGTGATCCGGGGCAAGGAGCTGTCTGGAGCACTCATCACAGCACtcattaatgtctacatcaaagATAATGCCTCTGTGGAGGCCATCAGCAATCACCTGCGGGACATCTGCCCCCTGCTGTACAGCAGCGATGACAGCGTGTGCTCCAAg GCTAATGAGTTGCTGCAGAGCTCCAAGCAGATTCAGAATAAAGCAGATAAAGAGCGAACACTGAGGGAGTCTCTGCGGCTCTATCAGCAGATCAGCCAACACACAGATCTGCCGCTGGTCTGCTCCCAGTACAGACAAG TGCGTTTCTACGAGGGAGTCCTTGAGCTTTGCCTCACAGCAGCAGACAAGAAGGATCCACAGAGACTTG CCCACTTCTACAAGAACGGAGAGCCTGAAGAGGACGGAGTAGGACAGCAGGCCTTCCTGGAAAG ACTTTGTTGTTATAAGTGCATCACAGACACCATGCAAGAGCTGGTGAACCAGAGCAAAGCTGCCCCTCAGTCCCCCAGCGTTCCGAAGCAGCCCGGTCCTCCTGTCATGACCTCTGACCCGAACATGCTCAGCAATGAAGAAGCTACAGCTCAT TTTGAGCAGATCCTCGGTCTGGCCCAGAGGTCTCAGGACGAGCTGTTTCACATCGCTCTGTATAACTGGCTGATCCAGGCCGACCTGACTGACAAGCTGCTTGAG GTGAATTCTCCGTACCTTGAGGAACATCTGATGCATATGATCAAGCAGGACCAGAGTAAGGTGCACAACATGGACCTGTTGTGGCGCTACTACGAGAAGAACCGTAACTTTGGCAAGGCAGCTCACGTATTGGCCCGTCTCGCTGACATGCACAG CACAGAGATCTCATTGAAGCAGCGTTTGGAGTACATCGCCCGAGCCATCCTGTCTGCTAAGAGTTCCTCCTGCATCTCAGCCCAGGCATCTGATGGAGAGTTCCTTCACGAGCTGGAGGAAAAGATGGAG CTGGTGCGTATCCAAGTACAGATCCAGGAGACCCTGATCAGACAGTACTCCCATCATCCCTCAGTGAAAAACGTCATCTCTCAGTTAGACTCAGAGCTTATGGACATCACCAag CTCTACGGGGAGTTTGCTGACCATTTTAAATTGTCCGAGTGCAAGCTGGCCATCATTCACTGTGCCGGACACTCTGACCCCATCCTGGTGCACTCACTGTGGCAGGAAATCATGGAGAAAG AACTGGGAGACACCGTGGCTATGAGTCCAGCAGACAGGATGAGGTCTCTCAGTTTGAAACTGGTATCACTGGGGAAGATTTATGCCGGAACACCGAGATATTTCCCTCTGG AGTTCCTAGTGAAGTTTCTAGAGCAGGAGGTGTGTCGACTGAACTGGGACGTGGGCTTTGTCACCTCGACCATGCAGGAGATTGGAGTACAGCTGCCGCGTCTCCTGGAGGTCTATGACCAACTCTTCAAAACTCGA GATCCCTGTTGGCAGCGGCTGAAGAAACCTCTCCACTTGGTGGAGTGTATCCACGTGCTTCTGTCGGGATATGTGGATGATCCCAGCAGAGTGCCAACCTATGACAG ACGCCGATTCACTAACGTGTGTCTCGACAACATCTGCGGATACCTTGTGGAGCTGCAGTCTCTGAGCCCAAACTCGGCCCTTCAACAAACCATCGGCAACTTCAAGTCGCTGCAGGCGAAACTGGAGAAGCTCCACTGA
- the ora5 gene encoding rhodopsin, protein MDVEELIESIIRALMFLAGILGNNWLAIRSLPGKKSGIRTNEILFINLAVSNLITNYLVDLPDTMADFAGRWFLGETFCGVFRFCADLSETSSIYTTFFISTFWHQKLVGSLKRGGAPVQLDSLCLVGCLLAGSWSVALVFSIPHFFFVKVESGNGSKEDCIDVFPNAIARQTYEILYLTLANAIPVAGIVFASVQIVITLLQNQRRIKGHNSDATKEMVKDDNKSVENRRDDTSDSAVSIPGTSNAASLTHIHSPSRPNEGQSGQSSPLNRETNTESRAGAQPNLSRPSQMPAKPSSSSSTQVRAAKSVVAVASVFLVCWLTHLLLRITNNIHTSSILVEVASYIAASYTCIIPYIFLHGVKKLSCSCKG, encoded by the coding sequence ATGGATGTGGAAGAGCTGATTGAATCCATCATCAGAGCACTCATGTTTCTGGCAGGGATCCTGGGAAACAACTGGCTGGCTATACGCTCCCTGCCCGGGAAGAAATCTGGCATCCGCACCAACGAGATCCTTTTCATCAACCTGGCCGTCTCCAACCTCATCACCAACTACCTGGTGGACCTGCCCGACACCATGGCAGATTTCGCCGGGCGTTGGTTCCTGGGGGAAACCTTCTGTGGCGTGTTTCGTTTTTGTGCTGACCTTTCTGAAACTAGCAGCATCTACACGACCTTTTTCATCAGCACTTTCTGGCACCAGAAGCTCGTCGGCTCCCTGAAGCGCGGAGGAGCGCCAGTGCAGCTTGACAGCCTGTGCTTGGTGGGATGTCTACTGGCCGGGAGCTGGTCGGTGGCTTTGGTCTTCAGCATCCCACACTTTTTCTTTGTCAAAGTGGAGAGCGGAAATGGCAGCAAAGAAGACTGTATAGATGTTTTCCCTAATGCAATTGCAAGGCAAACCTATGAGATCCTTTATTTAACCCTGGCTAATGCAATCCCTGTTGCAGGGATTGTATTTGCCAGCGTCCAGATTGTCATCACTCTCCTTCAAAACCAACGACGCATTAAGGGTCATAACTCTGATGCTACCAAGGAGATGGTTAAGGATGACAACAAGAGTGTTGAGAACAGACGTGACGACACGTCAGACAGCGCTGTCTCTATTCCAGGCACCTCAAATGCTGCATCCCTAACCCACATTCATTCTCCTTCCCGTCCAAATGAAGGGCAGTCAGGTCAAAGCTCTCCCCTCAACagggaaacaaacacagaaagcaGAGCTGGAGCTCAACCAAATCTTTCAAGGCCCAGCCAGATGCCAGCTAAGCCTAGCTCGAGCTCAAGCACTCAGGTGAGGGCAGCCAAGAGCGTGGTGGCTGTAGCCAGCGTGTTCCTGGTCTGCTGGCTGACTCATCTGCTTCTGCGCATCACCAACAACATCCACACCTCGTCGATTTTGGTGGAGGTGGCCAGCTATATCGCAGCCTCCTACACCTGCATCATCCCCTACATATTCCTGCACGGAGTGAAAAAGCTTTCTTGCTCCTGCAAAGGGTAG